In the Paramisgurnus dabryanus chromosome 5, PD_genome_1.1, whole genome shotgun sequence genome, one interval contains:
- the tmem174 gene encoding transmembrane protein 174, which produces MTRYGFQDLWMSIAESWNHGVNSPVQSDAIASVCNAISNINPNSSHVPVMRSREPCGTDSQVSDGDKAGATLLFSGAFLTLVGMTFTAMGWTKYNVNQSYEWTQLLGPILLSVGGMFVLISICKFRMLICQSCKQNDGERTCEIDPLPPLSGTSFVFTGLHQPITFHRATVVQYIPPPYASLSQVPADGLHSGHRPLAFSVSPPPQYYSVFPKENLAASGEFDSSTVEQRESRNCSCSMEEEDKKVITADNSSSPPAYEQLLPPPQVILAPN; this is translated from the exons ATGACACGTTACGGCTTTCAAGATCTTTGGATGAGCATCGCAGAAAGTTGGAATCATGGGGTAAACTCTCCAGTTCAAAGTGATGCCATAGCTTCTGTCTGCAATGCCATCTCGAACATCAACCCCAATTCCAGCCATGTGCCTGTGATGCGCAGCCGGGAACCGTGCGGCACAGACAGTCAGGTGTCAGATGGAGACAAAGCTGGTGCCACGTTGCTATTCTCTGGAGCTTTCTTGACCCTAGTTGGCATGACATTCACAGCCATGGGTTGGACAAAGTACAATGTCAACCAAAGCTATGAATGGACACAGTTGCTGGGACCCATACTGCTGTCAGTTGGAGGTATGTTTGTGCTCATAAGCATCTGCAAATTCCGAATGCTCATCTGCCAGTCCTGTAAACAGAATGATGGGGAAAGGACATGTGAAATAGACCCTCTGCCGCCCCTGTCGGGAACGTCGTTTGTCTTCACTGGACTTCATCAACCCATTACCTTCCACAGGGCCACGGTAGTCCAGTACATCCCACCACCGTATGCCTCTTTAAGTCAGGTCCCTGCTGATGGTTTGCATTCTGGTCACCGGCCGCTGGCATTTTCAGTGAGCCCCCCGCCACAGTATTACAGTGTGTTTCCCAAGGAGAACCTTGCTGCTTCTGGTGAATTTGACAGCTCCACAGTGGAACAAAGGGAAAGCAG GAATTGCAGCTGCTCAATGGAAGAGGAAGATAAGAAAGTGATCACAGCAGACAACTCCTCCTCTCCACCTGCATATGAGCAACTTTTGCCACCTCCTCAAGTGATTCTTGCTCCTAACtaa